Below is a window of Lytechinus variegatus isolate NC3 chromosome 4, Lvar_3.0, whole genome shotgun sequence DNA.
TGTTCTCCTTCGACCAAAGGAATCCACACCTTTCCTTGATGAAACTGGCCAAAGTCTACGGAAACATTTGTAAGATTCGGTTGGGTAGCAAACCAGTACTTGTATTGAACGGACGAAAGGCGATTTATAATGCATTTGCAAAACAAGCAGTCGTATTTTCTGGTCGCCCTTACCTGTTTAATTTTAAAGCTATTAATAGAGCTACCAGCTATGGGCCCACCGTCAGTTTTACGACATACAGCGAGGAGTGGAAAGACCATCGGAGAATTGTAGAAACAACCCTCCACAAGTTTACTACAGGAGGTCAGGTATATTTCCTTGAAAAAGTCACGCAACGAGAGGTTGAAGAGCTGATCAGGTACCTGACAGTTTCTAAACATGAGACAACTGCAGACATTCCATGTCTAATTCGTATATCTCTCAGTAATATCATGCTTTGGTTTATGTTTAAGAAGCGTGCTGCTTACAACGACAAGAAGTATATAGAATTTATGAGgttttttgatgaattcatgAAGGAAACCGGAAGTGGAAAACTCATAGACTATCTCCCTTGGCTTAGATTTCTTCCTTTCAAACCATCCACAGTATTTTTAGAAGCGTTGAAGAGGTTCAACCAAGGCACACGTGGACTCATCAATGAACAGCATGAACTATATGATCAGAAATCACTTAAGTATCTTATGGAGGAAGTACAAACCACCCACCAGGATACTGACGATAACGATTTTAAATGCATGGATATTTCGGGACCACAAGCTCTTCAGAATGCGTTCGAATTATTTGGAGCAGGATATACATCTACAGCGACAATCATGGAGTGGGCCATGGTTTACATGGCTCTGTTCCCAGAAGATCAATCTGATATTCAACGCGAGATAGACAGAGTATTAGGTCGTGATCGTTTGCCAAGCATGGACGACGTTGACAAGCTTCCATTGACGCAGTCCTGTATTCTTGAAGTTTTGAGGATCCGAGGAGATGGACCTTTGACCATTCCTCATAGCACAACCAAGGATACTATTCTTGATGGCTACTTTGTTCCTAAGGACATGCTAGTTTTTCTCAATCTTCATTCAGCTCATCATGACCCAGAAGTTTGGGACAAGCCAGACGTATTTAACCCTCGGCGTTTCCTGTCGCAGGATGGAACATTTGACAAGGAGAAAGAGAATCTTTTGATAGCTTTCGGTCTAGGTCGGAGACAGTGTATAGGATCAAGCTTGGGACGACTGTCTCTGTTTATATATTTCACGACGTTCTTACAAAAATTAAGATTTACTCGACATGAAGATGAAGAAATCAATATGGGTTATGAGTATGGGCTCAACTTACGCCCGGTGAATTTCAACGTACACATTGAATCCCGATAGGCCTTTATCAGGCTTTCACTTTCCTGTAAAATCGTGTGCTAACTGTTTTGTACTCACGTCAAATCTTGTATGGGCAGTGGCCGTTGGCTTGTTTATCTTATGATTATTCTAATAATTGCATGATCTTGGAAACACTTTAAACCATGCTAGTTTTTTTGTCAAACTATGATTGTTTTAGTGATGTAACTTGAATCATTAGCCAGGTTAGTAGGAATATGGTATATACGTTACGTGTTTGCTTTAAAGTTATATTCTTTCATTGAAAGTAAGGGCATTATAAAATGTCTTACACCAATAAAGTCTATGACCATTTAACATCTGGTCTATTTCCTCTGTATCATGTATTTAACCTATTTTACTTTGGCCAGTTCTTGGACATGAAAGCTGCTTTTCCGTAATGTTAACATAATTGTTACAGACTTCTCATATTCATGGCCTCCAATATTATCTGACATACTGACATTTATTTGGTCTTCATCATAAAGCTAGTTCAGCATGTCTCCAATAAATTTGAGGCCTTAAAATAACCACTGCATGAATTTacataattcttttcttttttttgctcaagGGAATCCTTAATCTTAATAATGTTAACCAAAATGTTTTTCCGGTGTTATCAGTTATATTAATTAGAGGTTTTACTTATCAAGTcgttttttgaatatttatattcTCTCCATTTTatgcttctttattttcatcttttttatttatctgcattgttataactacatgtatgatatacaCAAACAGTGTAAACTGAAAtctgaataaaacaaacaatattaaaatgttAGAAATGAGGAAGGATATTTGATATGTGAGGGTGTGTTCATGTGTATAGATGCGAGGtagagtgagtgaatgacaaagagagagagagggagagcgagagaggggggggggggagagttgTTCAGATGCCTTGACAAAAAT
It encodes the following:
- the LOC121412525 gene encoding cytochrome P450 1A1-like, whose translation is MDPIMPDGVVSLLTDSVSVTTCLVLIFSIVITWYWINRKSESGNFEGRPLPGPWGIPVFGNLFSFDQRNPHLSLMKLAKVYGNICKIRLGSKPVLVLNGRKAIYNAFAKQAVVFSGRPYLFNFKAINRATSYGPTVSFTTYSEEWKDHRRIVETTLHKFTTGGQVYFLEKVTQREVEELIRYLTVSKHETTADIPCLIRISLSNIMLWFMFKKRAAYNDKKYIEFMRFFDEFMKETGSGKLIDYLPWLRFLPFKPSTVFLEALKRFNQGTRGLINEQHELYDQKSLKYLMEEVQTTHQDTDDNDFKCMDISGPQALQNAFELFGAGYTSTATIMEWAMVYMALFPEDQSDIQREIDRVLGRDRLPSMDDVDKLPLTQSCILEVLRIRGDGPLTIPHSTTKDTILDGYFVPKDMLVFLNLHSAHHDPEVWDKPDVFNPRRFLSQDGTFDKEKENLLIAFGLGRRQCIGSSLGRLSLFIYFTTFLQKLRFTRHEDEEINMGYEYGLNLRPVNFNVHIESR